One genomic window of Panicum hallii strain FIL2 chromosome 6, PHallii_v3.1, whole genome shotgun sequence includes the following:
- the LOC112897588 gene encoding serine/threonine-protein phosphatase 2A 65 kDa regulatory subunit A beta isoform-like isoform X3 → MCHMCDPQSPRAKQVFSIRDAAANNLKRLAEEFGPEWAMQHIIPQVLEKINNPHYLYRMTILQAISLLAPVMGAEITCQKLLPVVINSSKDRVPNIKFNVAKVLQSLVPILDQSTVKPCLVELSEDPDVDVRYYANQALQACDQMMVSS, encoded by the exons ATGTGCCACATGTGTGACCCCCAATCCCCACGCGCTAAGCAG GTCTTCTCAATCAGAGATGCTGCCGCTAACAACTTGAAGCGGCTTGCAGAGGAGTTTGGTCCAGAGTGGGCAATGCAGCATATAATTCCTCAG GTGCTGGAAAAGATCAACAATCCGCACTACCTGTATCGCATGACGATTCTGCAAGCTATCTCATTGTTGGCCCCTGTCATGGGTGCAGAAATCACTTGTCAAAAGCTGCTTCCAGTTGTCATTAATTCCTCAAAGGACAG GGTTCCTAACATCAAGTTCAATGTTGCAAAAGTACTGCAGTCGCTTGTACCGATCCTTGATCAATCT ACTGTGAAACCATGCCTTGTTGAGCTCAGCGAGGACCCTGATGTGGATGTAAGATACTACGCAAACCAGGCCCTGCAGGCGTGCGATCAAATGATGGTGTCAAGCTAA
- the LOC112897588 gene encoding serine/threonine-protein phosphatase 2A 65 kDa regulatory subunit A beta isoform-like isoform X2 → MCHMCDPQSPRAKQVFSIRDAAANNLKRLAEEFGPEWAMQHIIPQVLEKINNPHYLYRMTILQAISLLAPVMGAEITCQKLLPVVINSSKDRVPNIKFNVAKVLQSLVPILDQSVVEKTVKPCLVELSEDPDVDVRYYANQALQACDQMMVSS, encoded by the exons ATGTGCCACATGTGTGACCCCCAATCCCCACGCGCTAAGCAG GTCTTCTCAATCAGAGATGCTGCCGCTAACAACTTGAAGCGGCTTGCAGAGGAGTTTGGTCCAGAGTGGGCAATGCAGCATATAATTCCTCAG GTGCTGGAAAAGATCAACAATCCGCACTACCTGTATCGCATGACGATTCTGCAAGCTATCTCATTGTTGGCCCCTGTCATGGGTGCAGAAATCACTTGTCAAAAGCTGCTTCCAGTTGTCATTAATTCCTCAAAGGACAG GGTTCCTAACATCAAGTTCAATGTTGCAAAAGTACTGCAGTCGCTTGTACCGATCCTTGATCAATCT GTTGTGGAGAAGACTGTGAAACCATGCCTTGTTGAGCTCAGCGAGGACCCTGATGTGGATGTAAGATACTACGCAAACCAGGCCCTGCAGGCGTGCGATCAAATGATGGTGTCAAGCTAA
- the LOC112897588 gene encoding protein ALP1-like isoform X1 — protein sequence MDFDEWLQHTEMEREAHQREMEMELDDLEDFTLMTMCMLGPHLPRERVPRQIVPRDHHDGFRRIWADYFAPQPVYGDRLFRERFRMRRHVFLRIVDAVQRVDPYFIQRPDCTGLMGISALQKCIAPIRILAYGLPANAVDEYVRIGPSTAQEALKHFCRAVIDAFGGYYLRAPTEEDVRRLVEEGEQRGFPGMLGSIDCMHWTWRNCPSSWKGMFTGRGKSPSMILEAMASRNLWIWHAYFGMPGSCNDINVLHRSSLFDRFMQGTSTPVNFTVNGHSYNMGYYLADGIYPDWPAFVKTVRHPMEMKTRLFAAKQEGARKDVERAFGVLQARWAVIRGPAYPWDRDDVRDMMTACIIMHNMIIEDEGDSATNTSFENPGQHVDLSTGNLVDRHAFVQAHHRLRDRDVHFRLQSDLIVHNWNLHGSMVTSATDVPHV from the exons ATGGACTTCGACGAGTGGTTACAGCACACGGAGATGGAGCGAGAAGCACATCAGCGAGAAATGGAGATGGAGCTAGACGATCTGGAGGACTTCACCCTCATGACGATGTGCATGTTGGGTCCCCATTTGCCTCGCGAAAGGGTGCCTCGCCAAATCGTACCTCGTGATCACCATGATGGTTTCCGTCGGATATGGGCAGACTACTTCGCTCCCCAGCCGGTGTATGGGGACCGGCTGTTTCGAGAACG CTTCCGTATGCGACGGCATGTGTTCCTTCGGATTGTCGACGCGGTGCAGAGGGTGGATCCTTATTTCATCCAGCGTCCGGACTGCACAGGCCTTATGGGAATATCTGCCTTGCAGAAGTGCATCGCCCCCATTCGCATCCTGGCTTACGGATTACCAGCCAATGCGGTCGATGAGTATGTGCGTATCGGTCCCTCGACAGCTCAAGAGGCCTTGAAGCATTTCTGTCGAGCAGTCATCGATGCATTTGGTGGATACTATCTGCGAGCGCCAACTGAAGAGGATGTCCGCCGCCTCGTCGAGGAAGGTGAACAACGGGGATTCCCGGGAATGCTTGGCAGCATAGACTGCATGCATTGGACGTGGCGTAATTGCCCATCATCGTGGAAGGGCATGTTCACCGGCCGTGGGAAATCACCTTCTATGATTCTAGAGGCTATGGCGTCCAGGAACCTATGGATTTGGCACGCTTACTTTGGAATGCCAGGTAGCTGCAACGACATCAACGTTCTTcacagatcgagtctctttGACCGCTTCATGCAGGGGACCTCGACGCCGGTGAACTTCACAGTCAATGGGCATTCATACAATATGGGATATTACCTGGCAGATGGAATCTACCCAGACTGGCCCGCATTTGTGAAGACCGTCCGTCATCCGATGGAGATGAAGACTCGCCTCTTCGCCGCAAAACAGGAGGGTGCTCGCAAGGATGTTGAGAGAGCATTTGGTGTGCTTCAGGCCCGGTGGGCAGTGATTCGTGGGCCGGCCTATCCATGGGACAGGGACGACGTGCGGGATATGATGACCGCATGCATAATTATGCATAACATGATCATCGAGGACGAGGGTGACAGCGCAACGAACACCAGCTTTGAAAATCCCGGGCAGCATGTCGACCTGTCAACGGGGAACTTGGTGGACCGACATGCATTTGTTCAAGCACATCACCGGCTACGAGATCGTGATGTCCATTTTCGCCTGCAGTCAGATCTAATTGTGCATAATTGGAACCTACATGGGTCGATGGTTACCAGTGCGACCGATGTGCCACATGTGTGA